The proteins below come from a single Sphingomonas carotinifaciens genomic window:
- a CDS encoding ubiquinol-cytochrome C chaperone family protein, translating to MHKLFGQGPGGLFGPKPQPALALYNAVVARGREPHWYVEGAVPDTVDGRFDMIAAVLAMVLLRLETEPAGAAPAAQVTERFVDDMDGQLREIGIGDIVVGKHIGRMMAMLGGRLGAYRDGIAGGDLGPALVRNLYRGEAPDPLAVAHVSTHLMGLRETLAGISVARLIDGDLP from the coding sequence ATGCACAAGCTGTTCGGGCAGGGGCCCGGAGGGCTGTTCGGGCCGAAGCCGCAACCGGCGCTGGCGCTGTATAATGCGGTGGTGGCGCGGGGGCGGGAGCCGCACTGGTATGTGGAGGGCGCGGTGCCCGACACGGTGGACGGCCGTTTCGACATGATCGCGGCGGTGCTGGCGATGGTGTTGCTGCGACTGGAGACCGAACCCGCCGGCGCGGCGCCCGCGGCGCAGGTGACCGAGCGGTTCGTCGACGACATGGATGGCCAGTTGCGCGAGATCGGCATCGGCGACATCGTGGTGGGCAAGCATATCGGGCGGATGATGGCGATGCTGGGCGGACGGCTGGGTGCCTATCGCGATGGCATTGCGGGCGGCGACCTGGGGCCTGCCCTGGTGCGCAACCTGTATCGCGGCGAGGCACCGGACCCGCTGGCGGTGGCGCATGTCAGCACCCATCTGATGGGCTTGCGCGAGACACTGGCCGGCATATCGGTCGCGCGCCTGATCGATGGAGACCTGCCTTGA
- a CDS encoding YceD family protein codes for MTPEWSRPERLDAIGERDKPVHIEADEGERIALARRFELKAVDRLAADLVVRRDAAGVLVTGRVRGDVVQACGVTDEPVPAVVDEEVALRFVEALDGEEEVELSADAMDVVVIEGGAIDLGEAAAETMALALDPFPRSPNAARALREAGVISEDEVQPMNAFAGLKDKLAGR; via the coding sequence TTGACCCCCGAATGGAGCCGCCCCGAACGCCTGGATGCGATCGGCGAGCGCGACAAACCCGTGCATATCGAAGCGGATGAGGGCGAGCGTATAGCGCTGGCCCGGCGGTTCGAATTGAAGGCGGTGGACAGGCTGGCGGCCGATCTGGTGGTGCGGCGCGATGCGGCGGGCGTGCTGGTGACGGGGCGCGTGCGCGGCGATGTGGTGCAGGCGTGCGGCGTAACAGACGAGCCGGTGCCCGCGGTGGTGGACGAAGAGGTGGCGTTGCGCTTCGTCGAGGCGCTGGACGGCGAGGAAGAGGTGGAGCTGTCCGCCGATGCGATGGACGTGGTGGTGATCGAGGGCGGCGCGATCGACCTTGGCGAAGCGGCGGCCGAGACGATGGCGCTGGCACTGGACCCGTTCCCGCGCAGCCCGAACGCGGCACGGGCCCTGCGCGAGGCGGGGGTGATCAGCGAGGACGAGGTCCAGCCGATGAACGCATTCGCCGGATTGAAGGACAAGCTGGCGGGGCGTTGA
- a CDS encoding SixA phosphatase family protein, producing the protein MKTLTLLRHAKSGWDDAVARDFDRPLNTKGRRAAGMIGRHLRQSALEFDRVYASPAVRVMETLDEVWDGYGRRREPVWDQRMYLASAATLLDGIVRLPDAAARVLLVGHNPGLEDLVLKLARASAFRDAVAEKYPTASVAELTFDVDHWSQVIPGGAVLTRFVRPRDLDPTLGPDTP; encoded by the coding sequence ATGAAGACGCTGACGCTGCTCCGCCATGCCAAATCCGGCTGGGACGACGCCGTGGCCCGCGATTTCGATCGGCCACTGAATACCAAGGGGCGCCGTGCCGCGGGGATGATCGGCCGGCACCTGCGCCAATCCGCGCTCGAATTCGACCGGGTCTATGCCTCGCCCGCGGTGCGCGTCATGGAAACGCTGGACGAGGTGTGGGACGGCTATGGTCGCCGGCGCGAGCCGGTGTGGGACCAGCGCATGTATCTCGCCTCCGCCGCGACGCTGCTCGACGGCATCGTCCGGCTACCTGATGCCGCGGCGCGCGTGCTGCTCGTCGGGCATAATCCGGGGCTGGAGGATCTGGTTCTCAAGCTCGCCCGCGCCAGCGCCTTTCGCGACGCGGTGGCAGAGAAATACCCCACCGCCAGCGTCGCCGAACTGACCTTCGACGTGGACCATTGGTCGCAGGTCATCCCCGGCGGCGCGGTGCTGACCCGCTTTGTCCGCCCCCGCGATCTCGATCCCACCCTCGGCCCGGACACGCCCTAG